A single Vicinamibacteria bacterium DNA region contains:
- a CDS encoding PIN domain-containing protein, translated as MDRLFLDANVLFSAVYQENSGLRRLWELEDVELVTSAYTFEEARPNLDADEQLERLQGLVRAIDLVPESAVELPLGVELSEKDIPILQAALAAEASHLITGDRRDFGRYLGERLGSVWVMTPRQYLETREA; from the coding sequence GTGGACCGGCTCTTCCTCGACGCGAATGTGCTTTTCTCCGCGGTCTATCAGGAGAACTCCGGTCTTCGCCGTCTCTGGGAGCTCGAGGACGTCGAGCTCGTCACCTCCGCCTACACTTTCGAAGAAGCGCGCCCCAACCTCGATGCCGACGAGCAGCTCGAGCGTCTCCAGGGGCTCGTCCGCGCGATCGACCTAGTGCCCGAGAGTGCGGTCGAGCTACCGCTGGGCGTTGAGCTCTCCGAGAAGGACATCCCCATCCTCCAGGCGGCCCTCGCCGCCGAGGCCTCGCATCTCATCACCGGCGACCGGCGAGATTTTGGGCGCTACTTAGGCGAAAGGCTTGGAAGTGTCTGGGTCATGACTCCGAGGCAGTATCTCGAGACGAGGGAGGCCTGA
- a CDS encoding AbrB/MazE/SpoVT family DNA-binding domain-containing protein codes for MSEVTRVGKRGTIVIPAPLRKRYGLEEGKAVLVEAIAEGLLLRPAVTLPVEMYSKERRAAFLLENAIDREDYERACEEVRKMGLDPDTVPHERPET; via the coding sequence ATGTCTGAGGTCACCCGAGTTGGAAAACGAGGAACCATCGTGATCCCGGCTCCTCTCCGCAAACGCTACGGGCTCGAGGAAGGAAAGGCAGTCCTCGTCGAGGCGATCGCCGAGGGACTCCTCCTGCGGCCCGCGGTCACGCTTCCCGTCGAGATGTACTCCAAGGAGCGCCGGGCAGCGTTCCTGCTCGAAAACGCTATCGATCGCGAGGACTATGAGCGGGCCTGCGAGGAGGTCCGGAAAATGGGTCTCGACCCCGATACCGTCCCGCATGAAAGGCCGGAGACCTAA